The Prevotella melaninogenica genome has a segment encoding these proteins:
- a CDS encoding RelA/SpoT family protein: MEEKFIYTDKERELSEQIFESLKKPLGETFYENDLPKLREHLDKIISENSIQRNVFGLNPILCSLQTAVIAVKDIGLNRESVISILLYQSVQAGLLSLDEISKLYGDGASRIIHGLIRVQTLYKKTPVIESENFRNLLLSFAEDMRVILIMIADRVNLMRQIRDVENKEAQRKVSEEASYLYAPLAHKLGLYQLKSELEDLSLKYLEHDAYYHIKDKLNATKKVRDAYISSFITPVSEQLKAAGLKFHIKGRTKSIHSIWQKMKKQKCGFEGIYDLFAIRIILDSPEDKEKMQCWQAYSIVTDMYQPNPKRLRDWLSVPKSNGYECLHITVLGPDKKWVEVQIRTERMDEIAEHGLAAHWRYKGVKAEGGMDNWLASIRSALEAGNNLEVMDEFRSDLYEKEIYVFTPKGDLLKFQKGVTVLDFAYHIHSKIGNQCVGGKINGKNVSFRTELHSGDSVEILTSTTQKPNRDWLNICKSSRAKAKIRLALKETQIKDGLYAKELLERRFKNKKIEIEDSTMGQLIRKLGFKEVSEFYKQIADEKLDPNYVIEEYQKVYNHAHNLNQTKETESAENFEFENPTTEYLKKNDDVLVIDKNLKGLDFSLAKCCHPIYGDPVFGFVTVSGGIKIHRDDCPNAPEMRKRFGYRVVKARWSGKGTSQYAITLRVIGNDDIGIVSNISNIISKDEKIVMRSINIDSNDGLFSGNLVVLLDDNSKLNMLIKKLRTVKGVKEVMRI, translated from the coding sequence ATGGAAGAGAAATTCATTTATACGGATAAGGAAAGAGAATTATCTGAACAGATATTCGAAAGTCTGAAGAAGCCACTTGGGGAAACGTTTTATGAGAATGACCTTCCTAAATTGCGCGAACATTTGGATAAGATAATATCAGAGAATAGCATACAACGCAATGTCTTTGGCTTGAATCCTATTCTTTGTTCACTACAGACTGCAGTCATTGCAGTTAAAGACATTGGTTTGAATCGTGAGTCTGTCATTTCGATTTTGCTCTATCAAAGTGTTCAAGCAGGACTTCTTTCACTTGATGAGATAAGCAAGTTGTATGGTGATGGTGCTTCGAGGATTATCCATGGGCTTATTCGTGTTCAGACACTTTATAAGAAAACGCCAGTTATCGAGAGTGAAAACTTCCGAAACCTTCTGCTGTCTTTCGCAGAGGACATGCGTGTTATCTTAATTATGATAGCTGACCGTGTCAATCTTATGCGGCAGATTCGTGACGTTGAGAATAAGGAAGCGCAACGAAAGGTGTCTGAAGAAGCAAGCTATCTTTATGCTCCTTTGGCACATAAGTTAGGTTTATACCAGCTAAAGAGTGAGTTGGAAGACCTTTCTTTAAAGTATCTTGAGCATGATGCTTACTATCATATAAAAGATAAGTTGAATGCAACCAAGAAGGTGCGTGATGCTTATATCAGTAGCTTTATTACTCCTGTTAGTGAGCAACTTAAAGCTGCTGGGCTTAAGTTTCATATTAAAGGTCGCACGAAGTCAATCCATTCTATCTGGCAGAAGATGAAGAAGCAGAAGTGTGGCTTTGAAGGTATTTATGACCTCTTTGCCATTCGTATCATTCTTGATTCACCAGAAGACAAGGAGAAGATGCAGTGTTGGCAGGCATATTCTATTGTAACGGATATGTATCAGCCAAATCCAAAGCGACTCCGCGACTGGCTTTCTGTGCCCAAGTCTAATGGTTATGAATGTTTACATATCACTGTACTTGGACCTGATAAGAAGTGGGTAGAAGTGCAGATTCGTACAGAACGTATGGATGAGATTGCCGAACATGGACTTGCTGCACACTGGAGATATAAAGGAGTGAAGGCGGAAGGCGGAATGGATAACTGGTTAGCTTCTATTCGTTCTGCCCTTGAGGCTGGCAACAACCTTGAGGTGATGGACGAGTTTAGGTCTGACCTTTACGAAAAGGAGATTTATGTCTTTACGCCAAAGGGCGACCTTCTAAAGTTTCAAAAAGGTGTGACAGTACTCGATTTTGCTTATCACATCCACTCTAAGATAGGAAATCAATGTGTCGGTGGAAAGATAAATGGAAAGAATGTATCTTTCCGAACCGAGTTACATAGTGGTGATTCTGTAGAGATTCTAACCTCCACGACGCAGAAGCCTAATCGTGATTGGCTGAATATATGTAAGTCATCTCGAGCAAAGGCAAAGATACGTCTTGCGTTAAAGGAAACGCAAATCAAAGATGGTCTGTATGCGAAAGAATTGCTCGAACGTAGGTTTAAGAATAAGAAGATTGAGATAGAAGACTCTACGATGGGTCAACTCATTCGTAAGTTAGGCTTCAAGGAGGTTTCTGAATTCTATAAGCAGATTGCCGATGAGAAGCTTGATCCGAACTATGTCATCGAGGAATATCAGAAGGTTTACAATCATGCACACAACCTCAATCAGACAAAAGAGACAGAGAGTGCAGAGAACTTTGAGTTTGAGAACCCTACGACAGAATATCTGAAGAAGAATGATGATGTCCTTGTTATTGACAAAAATCTCAAAGGTTTAGACTTCTCGCTTGCAAAGTGTTGTCACCCTATCTATGGAGATCCCGTCTTTGGTTTTGTGACAGTCAGTGGAGGAATAAAGATTCACCGCGATGATTGTCCCAATGCACCTGAGATGCGCAAGCGTTTTGGCTATCGAGTTGTTAAGGCACGTTGGAGTGGCAAGGGTACATCCCAGTATGCTATTACACTGCGTGTCATAGGTAATGACGACATCGGTATTGTGAGCAACATTTCAAATATCATCTCAAAAGATGAGAAGATAGTGATGCGCTCTATCAATATTGATTCGAATGATGGTCTTTTCTCTGGTAACCTCGTTGTTCTTCTTGATGATAATTCCAAGTTGAATATGCTCATCAAGAAACTCAGAACAGTGAAGGGCGTTAAGGAAGTAATGAGAATATAA
- a CDS encoding penicillin-binding transpeptidase domain-containing protein: MRKITINKTIISFRSALLALLFVTTNSVQAQEYREDPPLTFRPLLQELGTELIQGKKGSIVAIDPATGEVLCMVTNSPTGPNDALAIATAYPPGSAIKPAQALVFLSEGIVKPDTKIACHDGFRDGNIKVKCHPHYSPEALAGALAVSCNTWFLKSYLSMLNNTQKYGSKEKAVTTWWEYIVSMGLGGPLGIDMAGEKGGLVANVNYLSRRYKNNWEPKTIMWAGMGQGDITATPLQLCNLAVTIANRGYFFTPHIHKSVDWAPLPSRFLTPRQTKVPSYIYADVIKGMRLAVTKGTATVLNGTTYPVCGKTGTAENAGKDHSIFIGFAPMNEPKIAISVYIEHGGFGADVAAPIAGLIMEKYLKGKLSPKSQAMAKRIERINTMDK; this comes from the coding sequence ATGCGTAAAATAACTATAAACAAAACAATTATATCATTTCGTTCTGCACTACTTGCACTCTTATTCGTAACAACGAATAGTGTTCAGGCACAAGAGTATCGTGAGGACCCACCGCTAACATTCCGCCCACTGCTACAAGAGCTTGGCACAGAACTTATACAAGGTAAGAAGGGTAGTATAGTTGCCATTGATCCAGCCACGGGTGAGGTGCTCTGTATGGTAACAAATTCACCTACGGGTCCTAATGATGCCCTTGCTATTGCAACTGCTTATCCTCCTGGCTCAGCCATTAAGCCAGCGCAAGCGTTAGTCTTCCTCTCAGAAGGAATCGTCAAACCAGACACCAAGATTGCCTGTCATGATGGTTTTCGTGATGGAAACATAAAGGTTAAATGCCATCCGCATTATTCTCCAGAAGCACTTGCAGGTGCATTGGCTGTATCGTGTAACACTTGGTTCTTGAAATCCTACCTATCAATGTTGAACAATACACAGAAGTATGGTTCTAAGGAGAAGGCTGTTACAACTTGGTGGGAATACATTGTTAGTATGGGACTTGGTGGCCCATTAGGTATTGACATGGCTGGCGAAAAGGGCGGATTGGTTGCCAATGTGAACTATCTATCACGCCGTTATAAGAATAATTGGGAGCCAAAAACAATTATGTGGGCAGGAATGGGACAAGGTGACATCACAGCCACTCCTTTACAGCTCTGTAATTTAGCCGTAACGATTGCAAATCGTGGCTACTTCTTTACACCACATATTCATAAAAGCGTGGACTGGGCACCCCTCCCTTCACGCTTCCTCACGCCACGTCAGACAAAGGTTCCTTCTTACATTTATGCGGATGTCATTAAAGGTATGCGCTTAGCAGTAACAAAGGGTACAGCGACCGTACTCAACGGAACGACCTATCCAGTTTGTGGCAAGACCGGAACAGCCGAAAACGCTGGTAAGGACCATTCTATTTTCATTGGTTTCGCACCGATGAATGAACCCAAGATTGCAATCTCTGTTTATATTGAACATGGGGGATTTGGCGCCGATGTAGCTGCCCCAATAGCAGGATTGATAATGGAGAAGTATCTTAAAGGTAAACTGAGTCCAAAATCACAAGCTATGGCAAAGCGCATTGAGCGCATAAATACGATGGACAAGTAA